From Strix uralensis isolate ZFMK-TIS-50842 unplaced genomic scaffold, bStrUra1 scaffold_131, whole genome shotgun sequence, the proteins below share one genomic window:
- the LOC141938540 gene encoding uncharacterized protein LOC141938540 — MAPGRLLPLLLLLPAAAAIEARPGPNGLPLLELCSLPRAVGRCRAAVPRWWFNLTAGSCQSFIFGGLRRERQQLPDGEGVSGELRPGSGSQDPPAPRRGRRPPPTPSTAPCRASPARVAPPSCAGSTARPTAPADSSSTAAAAEIKIITKTKRIASNAAAPSQTQPAPISAAISSPPKRWPWGPPGRPGGRFIGVRHQRHPQDVPGETGAAGGGRGPRRRQRTSHGQHLHPLRGGPPSLGTPPWRAGETPPPK, encoded by the exons atggCGCCTGGGCGGCTCCTcccgctcctgctcctcctgcccgcggccgccgccatcgaggcccggcccggccccaaCGGGCTCCCCCTGCTCG AGCTCTGCTCGCTGCCGCGGGCGGTGGGACGCTGCCGCGCCGCGGTGCCGCGCTGGTGGTTCAACCTCACGGCCGGCTCCTGCCAGAGCTTCATCTTCGGCGGGCTGCGACGGGAACGGCAACAACTTCCCGACGGAGAGGGAGTGTCGGGAGAGCTGCGGCCCGGCAGCGG ctcccAAGACCCCCCAGCACCGCGCCGAGGACGCCGCCCGCCGCCTACGCCG agcacTGCGCCGTGCCGCGCGTCACCGGCCCGTGTCGCGCCTCCTTCCTGCGCTGGTTCTACAGCCCGGCCAACCGCTCCTGCCGACAGTTCATCTACGGCGGCTGCCGcggaaataaaaataattaccaaaACGAAGCGGATTGCCTCAAACGCTGCGGCCCCGAGCCAG ACGCAACCGGCGCCGATTTCCGCGGCGATTTCTTCTCCGCCAAAG CGTTGGCCTTGGGGTCCTCCTGGCCGTCCTGGCGGCCGTTTTATTGGGGTACGTCACCAACGTCACCCTCAAGACGTGCCGGGGGAAACCGGAGCTgctggcggcgggcgcgggccccgGCGACGACAAAGAACATCTCATGGGCAACACCTACACCCTCTGAGGGGGGGGCCCCCCtctttggggacccccccctggAGGGCgggggagaccccccccccaaaatga